A section of the Streptomyces xinghaiensis S187 genome encodes:
- a CDS encoding OmpL47-type beta-barrel domain-containing protein has product MNGTRRTAAPRRLSRSRGLLTALVVALLAALGLTAPPAAYGQGSADGTGGGRPATAADQTLTWTAGNDIDRYLTAPAEAVAGPATIVFENSGATGNTTGMPHTLTFDTSDPSRYNADVDLNILANPADDNGGRHTAEVTLTPGTYRYYCTIPGHGAMQGTLVVTDPGGGEDTTAPETSHEISGQRDADGAYLGGATVALSATDPGSGVERIEYALDGGEFAEYAAPVAVDALGEHRLVYRAVDRAGNVSAEKAVEFTVVAPPEEDTTAPETSAEVSGERDDGGAYLGSATVTVSASDSGSGVERIEYALDGGEFAEYAAPVAVDAVGEHRLVYRAVDRAGNVSAEKAVEFTVVAPPEEDTTAPETSAEVSGERDDGGAYLGSATVTITATDAESGVERVQYSLNGGPYLVYTAPVTVARAGPHLLRHRATDKAGNTSAAKTVDFTVAEEDTTEPDCPESDNRRTVIIGTVDTGVPNRVTGDGCTVNELIEDERAWDGEHDFRRHVAAVADRLREEGVVDEREHGLLIRAARESAIGTPGHTGGYRTLFDGSAESFADWEHVGGGAFGLTGGSAMTSSTTRGGLGMLWYPDRQFGDFSLRLQFRDDAPDSGRANSGVFVRFPDPHWHPGESRPEWVAIKYGHENQILDRADGDMYKTGSVYGFDKVNLDGAGVEEKGVWNDYEIRVVDQRYWIFRNGVLLNVFDNDPGLVFNPPRGDDPGTAGRQYADGFIGLQTHGTSDVISFRNIRIQEL; this is encoded by the coding sequence GTGAACGGTACGAGAAGAACCGCGGCCCCCCGGAGGCTCAGCCGCTCCCGCGGCCTGCTCACCGCCCTGGTGGTGGCCCTGCTGGCGGCCCTCGGCCTGACCGCCCCGCCCGCCGCGTACGGGCAGGGCAGCGCGGACGGGACGGGCGGCGGGCGCCCGGCGACGGCCGCCGACCAGACGCTCACCTGGACCGCCGGCAACGACATCGACCGCTACCTCACCGCGCCGGCCGAGGCGGTGGCCGGCCCGGCGACCATCGTCTTCGAGAACAGCGGGGCCACCGGCAACACCACCGGCATGCCGCACACCCTGACCTTCGACACCTCCGACCCGTCGCGCTACAACGCCGACGTCGACCTCAACATCCTGGCCAACCCGGCCGACGACAACGGTGGCCGGCACACCGCCGAGGTCACCCTCACCCCCGGCACCTACCGCTACTACTGCACCATCCCCGGGCACGGCGCCATGCAGGGCACCCTCGTCGTCACCGATCCGGGCGGCGGCGAGGACACCACGGCCCCCGAGACCTCCCACGAGATCAGCGGGCAGCGGGACGCCGACGGCGCCTACCTCGGCGGCGCCACGGTGGCCCTCTCCGCGACCGATCCCGGCTCCGGTGTGGAGAGGATCGAGTACGCGCTGGACGGCGGGGAGTTCGCGGAGTACGCGGCGCCGGTGGCGGTGGACGCGCTGGGTGAGCACCGGCTGGTGTACCGGGCGGTGGACCGGGCGGGGAACGTCTCGGCGGAGAAGGCGGTGGAGTTCACGGTGGTGGCGCCGCCGGAGGAGGACACGACGGCGCCGGAGACGTCGGCGGAGGTGAGCGGTGAGCGGGACGACGGCGGCGCCTACCTCGGCTCCGCCACCGTCACCGTCTCCGCCTCGGACTCCGGCTCCGGTGTGGAGAGGATCGAGTACGCGCTGGACGGCGGGGAGTTCGCGGAGTACGCGGCGCCGGTGGCGGTCGATGCGGTGGGTGAGCACCGGCTGGTGTACCGGGCGGTGGACCGGGCGGGGAACGTCTCGGCGGAGAAGGCGGTGGAGTTCACGGTGGTGGCGCCGCCGGAGGAGGACACGACGGCGCCGGAGACGTCGGCGGAGGTGAGCGGTGAGCGGGACGACGGCGGCGCCTACCTCGGCTCCGCCACCGTGACGATCACCGCCACCGACGCGGAGTCGGGCGTGGAGCGCGTGCAGTACTCCCTCAACGGCGGCCCGTATCTCGTCTACACCGCGCCGGTGACCGTCGCCCGGGCCGGCCCGCACCTCCTGCGCCACCGCGCCACCGACAAGGCCGGTAACACCTCGGCCGCGAAGACGGTGGACTTCACGGTCGCCGAGGAGGACACCACCGAACCGGACTGCCCCGAAAGCGACAACCGGCGCACCGTCATCATCGGCACCGTCGACACCGGGGTCCCCAATCGCGTGACCGGCGACGGCTGCACCGTCAACGAGCTGATCGAGGACGAGCGGGCGTGGGACGGCGAGCACGACTTCCGCCGCCATGTCGCAGCCGTCGCCGACCGGCTCCGGGAGGAGGGCGTCGTCGACGAGCGCGAGCACGGCCTCCTCATCCGGGCCGCCCGCGAGTCCGCCATCGGCACCCCCGGTCACACCGGCGGCTACCGGACCCTGTTCGACGGTTCGGCGGAGTCCTTCGCCGACTGGGAGCACGTCGGCGGCGGCGCCTTCGGCCTGACCGGCGGCTCCGCGATGACCAGCAGCACCACCCGCGGCGGCCTCGGCATGCTCTGGTACCCGGACCGGCAGTTCGGGGACTTCTCCCTGAGGCTGCAGTTCCGCGACGACGCGCCGGACTCCGGCCGCGCCAACAGCGGGGTGTTCGTCCGCTTCCCGGACCCGCACTGGCATCCGGGCGAGTCCCGCCCCGAGTGGGTCGCCATCAAGTACGGCCACGAGAACCAGATCCTGGACCGCGCCGACGGCGACATGTACAAGACGGGGTCCGTCTACGGCTTCGACAAGGTGAACCTCGACGGCGCCGGCGTGGAGGAGAAGGGGGTCTGGAACGACTACGAGATCCGG
- a CDS encoding ThuA domain-containing protein: MRATKPQPGPSARRGRIRSRAWTTAALAAGMTVTMLGGPPGAAAAPADPRPGAATPLPPAVTAAADSATGTAAAPLPGGSAAGDVRVLVFHDSGGQPSARTAAGIEALEEIGHQGPAEERFAVDATDDPTVFTTQKLRQYNAVVFLSTPGDILDNAQEDGFRAYVESGGGFLGVHDAARTEPDSSWFTGLIGTRPAGDGSAGVQRATVETGDRDHPATAGLPQEWSRKDHWLSWQPNPSGEVHTVARVREHTYDPGDGALGWDHPVSWCRDYRGGRSFYTGMGGTAAAFAEERLRTHLRGALLWTTRLARADCRATITANYEATRVTEPNTPGQADRIGEPHGLVTAEDGRVFHIGRGGGTGGDPVVTDWNDPDIGLGMGTVHVWDPRTGESLLAGVVEVFGNKGGGGELVKNEEGLLGIELDPDFAENGWIYLHYTPHSGIDRENHLARRRVSRFTLDHATNRFDPATEKVLLSWEVQIHSCCHAGGGMAWDSAENLYIATGDTNSSQFSGGYSGNNPEPAFRGVSFADARRTSGNTNNLNGKILRIHPEDDGTYTIPEGNLFTGEEEGGGKTRPEIYVMGVRNPSRISVDRETDTLYAGWVGPDAGAPSPVWGPAKYDTFAAITEAGNQGWPYCMGNKQPYRDRNLPDPSQPLGWYDCDNLRNESPHNDGLVNIPPARSNTIWYSPQGGAPDFPRDGDGIPSYKVEESRYLLPWLKGGSQAAMNGPVYRHDAGGDSAVKWPEYWDGKWFVGDFYDGEQPRHAVALDPDTADKGGLPVHAESLDGIIPAGRDGIRNLMDWKFGPDGALYVLDYGRGFFTSTDESALWRVTYRGGPPTPLPGDLVTRDAAAGDGSDR, translated from the coding sequence ACTCCGCCACCGGGACGGCCGCGGCGCCGTTACCCGGGGGCTCGGCCGCCGGGGACGTCCGGGTGCTCGTCTTCCACGACTCCGGCGGGCAGCCGTCGGCCAGGACCGCGGCCGGTATCGAGGCCCTGGAGGAGATCGGCCACCAGGGCCCGGCCGAGGAGCGGTTCGCCGTCGACGCCACCGACGACCCGACGGTCTTCACCACGCAGAAACTGCGCCAGTACAACGCGGTCGTCTTCCTCTCCACCCCCGGCGACATCCTCGACAACGCCCAGGAGGACGGCTTCCGGGCCTACGTCGAGTCCGGCGGCGGCTTCCTCGGCGTCCACGACGCCGCCCGCACCGAGCCGGACTCCTCCTGGTTCACCGGCCTCATCGGCACCCGCCCCGCCGGCGACGGCTCCGCCGGGGTGCAGCGCGCCACCGTCGAGACCGGCGACCGCGACCACCCGGCCACCGCCGGCCTGCCGCAGGAGTGGTCCCGCAAGGACCACTGGCTCAGCTGGCAGCCCAACCCCTCCGGCGAGGTGCACACCGTAGCCCGGGTCCGCGAGCACACCTACGACCCCGGCGACGGCGCCCTCGGCTGGGACCACCCCGTCTCCTGGTGCCGCGACTACCGCGGCGGCCGCTCGTTCTACACCGGCATGGGCGGCACCGCCGCCGCCTTCGCCGAGGAACGGCTGCGCACCCATCTGCGCGGCGCCCTGCTGTGGACCACCCGCCTCGCCCGCGCCGACTGCCGGGCCACCATCACCGCGAACTACGAGGCCACCCGCGTCACCGAGCCCAACACTCCCGGGCAGGCCGACCGGATCGGCGAACCGCACGGCCTGGTCACCGCCGAGGACGGCCGCGTCTTCCACATCGGCCGCGGCGGCGGCACGGGCGGCGATCCCGTCGTCACCGACTGGAACGACCCGGACATCGGCCTCGGCATGGGCACCGTCCACGTCTGGGACCCGCGCACCGGGGAGAGCCTGCTCGCGGGCGTCGTCGAGGTCTTCGGCAACAAGGGCGGCGGCGGGGAACTCGTCAAGAACGAGGAGGGCCTGCTCGGGATCGAACTCGACCCGGACTTCGCCGAGAACGGCTGGATCTACCTCCACTACACCCCGCACTCCGGGATCGACCGGGAGAACCACCTCGCGCGGCGCCGGGTCTCCCGCTTCACCCTGGACCACGCCACCAACCGCTTCGACCCCGCCACCGAGAAGGTCCTCCTCTCCTGGGAGGTGCAGATCCACAGCTGCTGCCACGCGGGCGGCGGCATGGCCTGGGACTCCGCGGAGAACCTCTACATCGCCACCGGCGACACCAACTCCTCGCAGTTCAGCGGCGGTTACTCCGGCAACAACCCGGAGCCGGCCTTCCGCGGCGTCTCCTTCGCCGACGCCCGGCGCACCTCCGGCAACACCAACAACCTCAACGGCAAGATCCTCCGCATCCACCCCGAGGACGACGGCACCTACACGATCCCCGAGGGCAACCTCTTCACCGGCGAGGAGGAGGGCGGCGGCAAGACCCGCCCCGAGATCTACGTGATGGGCGTGCGGAACCCGTCCCGCATCTCCGTCGACCGGGAGACGGACACCCTCTACGCGGGCTGGGTCGGCCCCGACGCCGGTGCGCCCAGCCCCGTCTGGGGCCCGGCCAAGTACGACACCTTCGCCGCCATCACCGAGGCCGGCAACCAGGGCTGGCCGTACTGCATGGGCAACAAGCAGCCCTACCGCGACCGCAACCTCCCCGACCCCTCCCAGCCGCTCGGCTGGTACGACTGCGACAACCTCAGGAACGAGTCACCCCACAACGACGGCCTGGTGAACATCCCGCCGGCCCGCTCCAACACCATCTGGTACTCACCCCAGGGCGGCGCCCCGGACTTCCCGCGCGACGGCGACGGCATCCCCAGCTACAAGGTGGAGGAGTCCCGCTACCTGCTGCCCTGGCTCAAGGGCGGCTCCCAGGCCGCCATGAACGGCCCCGTCTACCGGCACGACGCCGGCGGTGACAGCGCCGTCAAGTGGCCGGAGTACTGGGACGGCAAGTGGTTCGTCGGCGACTTCTACGACGGCGAGCAGCCGCGCCACGCCGTCGCCCTGGACCCCGACACCGCGGACAAGGGCGGCCTGCCCGTGCACGCCGAGAGCCTGGACGGCATCATCCCGGCCGGCCGGGACGGCATCCGCAACCTCATGGACTGGAAGTTCGGCCCGGACGGCGCCCTCTACGTCCTCGACTACGGCCGGGGGTTCTTCACCTCCACCGACGAGTCGGCGCTGTGGCGCGTCACTTACCGGGGCGGCCCGCCCACACCCCTCCCCGGCGACCTGGTGACCCGGGACGCCGCGGCCGGCGACGGGAGCGACCGGTGA